GATGAAAGGCCTGTCGTGTGCGATGGAGTTCCGACTCTCTGGATTGAACAGAGCTGCATAGTCGACATCGAGTGCCACCGCGCCCCGGCAAAGTAGTTCGAAGAGACCATCCATCAACTCTCGGTAGGCGGACGATGAATCTGCCTCTGACGGATAGATGGTATCCCCGCAGTCGACTCTGAGCAGTGGTTGGCCCGGTTCTCGGTCGTCCTCGGATGCAAAGACGAAACTGAAATTCCACTGGTCGTAATCGACGTTCAGGTAGGTCGCCTCGCCGGCCGCATGGGGATTCTCTTCGACGTTCTCGATGTCGAACCCGGCCAGCCCAGCCTGTTCGAGCGCGTCTTCCACGGCCCCATCCACCGGACGGGACGTGTACCACTCCATGACTGCGATACCACTAGGCATTCTCAGGCACCTACGCCGTCGTAAGTGGTTATCCTAACGGTCGGGTCGGCGCTCACACCGTTGTTGCTCAGCCTGCGTTCCACCTTGTCCGGTATCGCGTCGAGTTCATCGCCGAATCTAGTTTTGAACTCGTCGGGGACGACGAGAACAATCTCGTCTTCACCCGCTGCTGCTTGTGCGGCGAACTTCGCACTCACCCGCTCAGTCCAGACTTGCTCAATGAACGACTCGGAATACGGGCCGGGATTCAGGTTCTTCGATTCGATCGCAGGCGAATCGACGGTGTCACCGTCGATAGTAATCTCGGACTTCACGTCAACGTCAATCTCCGAACTGTCCTTCGTGAGACTGTCCGGCACCTCACTTCTCGGAATGTCGTTTGATAGTTCGACATCGCCACTGCTCACTGTGGCTTGCTCCAGTGCGTCGTCCGCGATACGGGTTTCACCGGCGATCCTCTTGTACCCGGTCTTACCCGCTGAGACGCCACGCATGGACCGAACGACACCGTCGACATTCTCGCCGTCAAGGTCGTCAATCCGCTGCTGGACGGTCGCCGAGCCACGACTGCCCGGTCCGATCGACACCTCATCTGCCTCTGCGTACGCGTTCAGCAGATCCTTGGCCTCGTCGTTATCCAACCCATCGGCATCTTTCGTATACTGGTAGACCGACCGGATCGTCGACTCACAGGGGCTGTTACAGACATCGCGGTCGAGCAGTTCACGCCACGTCCGGTCGGAACTCCCACGGCGGAACTGCGCCAGCGTCCGCCCGGAGATCGCCCGGTCGTTCAGTGCTTCCCGGAACTCCGCGCGCCCGCCGTCGGTCAGCACTTCCAGCCCCGTGTCACTGCCGCCACGAGTCCCGCGAATCCCGCGGTAGTACGCCCGCAGTTGCGACCGGCCCCGGTCGCTCAGGCCGCGCAACACGTCGCTCGGCGTAGTCCCGAGCCGTCGCGACAGCGACCACGACCGCCCGACCGTCTCGATGCCCGCCATGGTCTCGCGGACGGTCCCGGGCGCGTCTACGTCGACGCGGTCGACCACCCGACGGGTCACCTTCGACCCGAGCCGACTGACCGGTGCGCTGACGAACCGGGTCCGCGCCGATCGATAGTAGCGCACTGCCCGCGTCGCTCTGGCCCTGTCGGCCAGGTCCTGCACCTTGTCGACGTTCTTGACCTGCCCGCCGGCCGCCGACAGCGCGACCTCGAAGACGACCAGCCCCGAGTAATACCCTCGCCGGAAGTCGTCGTACAGCTGCTCGTTGGCGACCTCACCCTGTCGGTAGTAGGGGTTCGCGGTCCGCTGCTGGCGCTGGTACTGCTGGACCAGCAGCCCGGGGATGTCGTCGGCGTTCTCGATGAGCCGTTCGTACCGCGAGAGGTCGCTGAAGCGGTCGAGGGTCTCCCCCGGTTCGGTGACGACGCTCTGGACGGTCCCCGTCAACTGTCCGGCGCCACCGGATATCCCGGTCCCCGTGCCGAGCGTGAACGCTTCCGTCTCCGAGAGGCTGCCCAGCGCCCCGCTCTGCTTGACCGCCTCGACGAGGCCGTTCGAGCGGGCCGCGGCGAGGGTCGTCCGGCTGTTGCCGTACTCGTCGGTCGCGCGGACCTTCAGCTTCGTCGTCTCCAGCCCCTCCTCGATGGTGCCGATGAACCCGGCGTCGATTTCGCGGTCGATGAACTCCGGATCGTCGACCTCGTACTCTTCGCCGTCGATGATGATCGTCGGGTGGGTGATACCGAACGGCGACGGGTCGTGCCCTTCCCGGAGGGGTGAATCTCGTATCGTTCGACCGAACTACGTTGGTCAGCTGCTGTCTCCAGACGACACAGAAACGTCGAACGGTCGGAATCAGTCCCCGGCGCCGTCGTTCAGGTGGCCGACGAGGGCGTCGTTGACGCGTTCGGGTTCCTCGTCGTGGACCCAGTGGGAGGCCCAGGGGACCCGTTCGAGGCGGCCGTCGGTGCAGTGGCCGACGCTCTCGGCGGCCATCGAGGGGAGCAGCGCCACGTCCTCGTCGCCCCAGACAACCAGCGTCGGCGCCTCGACGGTCTCGCGGGGCGGGTCGTCCCGGCGGCGGAGTAGCGCGCGGTACCAGTTGACCGCTCCCCGGATCGCCCCCTGGCGGCGCCAGGCGTCGCGGTAGTGGGCGAGTTCCTCGTCGGTGAACGCGCCGGGGTTGGCGCTGCCCTCCAGCACGTCGAGGACGCCGCGGGCGTCGCCGCGTCCGAGGACGAGTTCCGGGACGACCGGCAGCTGGAAGAAGAACATGTACCAGCTCCGGGCGAGCTGGCGTGGATTCCGCTTGAGCGTCCGGCGCATCACCGACGGGTGCGGGACGTTGATGATCCCGAGGCGGTCGACCCGGTCGGGGCGGCGCAGCGCCAGGTCCCACGCGACCGCCGCGCCCCAGTCGTGGCCGATCACGTGGGCGTCGTCGCGGCCCTCGGCGTCGATCAGGTCGGCGACATCGCGGGAGAGTTCGCCCATCCGGTAGGCGTCCAGATCGCGGGGTTTCTCGCTGAGGTTGTAGCCGCGCTGGTCCGGCGCGACGACGTAGTAGCCGGCGTCGACCAGGGCGGGGATCTGGTGGCGCCAGCCGTACCAGAAGTCCGGGAACCCGTGCAGCAGGACGACCAGCGGGTCCGAGGGGTCGCCGGCCGTGACGACGTGTAGGTCGACGCCGTTGACGGTGTGGCGCGTCGACTCGGCGGAGGACAGGTCGAGCAGGCTCGCGTCGGTGGCGGTCATGTTCGAGCCTGGGGCCGGCAGACCCCTGTAGATTCTGGTGAGGTGACGGTTCGGCGCTGCACGGCAGCGGCCGGCGGGCGATTTATTCCCGGCCGTCGCGTGCGCTCGGATATGGCCTACACCTGCCAGTGCGGGGCGACCCTGGAGTACAAGCAGGACCTGCTGAAAGAACAGGGGGAGGTGTATCCGACCTGGAAGTGCCGGGAGTGTCTCAGCGAGGTGCCCGGCGTCCACGCCGAACGCATCAAGCATCGGCACCCGTCGTGAACCGGAAGCCGTCTCGGGCCGAGGAGTTCCTTCGGCGAGAAAGACCTATCGTCCCATCCCGAACCGACGGTGGCGGAGTTCGGGCGTGATCTGGATGCGGTCGATCTCCTGGCCGGTGCGGTACCAGACGAACGCGGCCCGGGTGAACAGTTCACGACACTCGATGCGGACCTCGCGGGGGATCCCCTCGGACCGCTCGTGTACGTCGCGGATCGCGGCCTCGGTGAACAGCTCGACGCCCTGGTCCTCGTAGGGTTCGTCGCGGAAGTAAGCGAACGAGCGGGCGATGTACTCGGCGATGTCCTCGGGGTCGAACGGCTCGATGCCCTCGTAGTAGCGCAGCCGCGAGTCCAGGGTCCCCCTGAGATCCGCGACGCGCTCCTTCCCTTCGGGGGTGCCCATCAGGAACAGGCGGACGCCCATGTCGCCGGCGACCTGCAGCGTCGAGAGGATCTCGGCGGGCAGCACCTCGATCTCGTCGACGACGAGCAGGAGGGTCTTGCCGTCGGCGCGCACGTCCTCGACGAGCTCGCGGGCGGCCTCCTTGGCGTCCTCGGTGGCCCACGGGACGCCGTCGCGGGTCTGCCAGTAGTCCCGGTCCTCGACCTCGTAGCCCGCCGCTTCCGCCGTGGTCTGGATCGTCGCGTAGAGTTTCCGAGGTGTCGTCTCGCGGGGGTTGTCGAGTACGGCGACGACGAAGTCGTCGTGTTCGCCCAGGTCGCGGCGGACGATCTCCCGGAAGGCGGTCTTGCCGGTGCCGTAGTGGCTGACGAGGCCGATGTGCTGTTCCTGGAGCAGCCAGCCGGTCACCTGGTTGAGCATCTCGGTGTCGTGGCGGACGTAGAGCGGTTCGGGCATGCGGTCGGTGCCCGCCTCCTCGGTAAAGGGCAGGTCCGCCACGGTGTCGGGGTCGCCGCCGAGCGCCCGGCCGAACGCAAGCAGGCGGTTCTCGACCTCCGCGAGCTGGTCTAAGAGCACCCCCTGGCTGCGCTCGCTGTCGTCGTCCAGCGCCCGGATCTTCTCGACGAGGTCGCCGACGGTCTCTGTCTCGCCCGCGCGGCCCTCGGCGGTCGGCCGGTCCGTGTCGTCTGTCATGCTGTTCGGTCGATCACCGGTGGATTTCGTGTCCAGCCGGATAGCTCTTCTGACGGCTCACCCCGAGACGGTGAAGATGCCCACCTGCTCGTCGCTCTCCGCGAAGCCGTACCGGACCGCCTTCGCGCGCACCGCCGTCTCGCCCTCGGGCAACTCGACCGGCCCGGTGTAGAGTTCCCACTGGGGGTCGGACCCGTCGTTTTTCACCGGGTCGTCGGCGAACGCGTAGGCCATCGACGCGCCCTGGGTGGCGCAGTACAGCGAGAGCGTGGCCGGCCGTTCGAGCTCCAGCCCGGCGGTCCTGGCCGTCCGCTCGTCGTGGTTCGGGCTGTTGACGACGAACCGGGGCGCGGCGGTCTCGGGCTGGTCCGTCCCGCCGTAGCGGTCGCGGACCGTCTCGGCCTCGGCGGTGTCGCCCGCGTCGTCCACGCGGTCGCGCCAGTCGTCTAACGCCGCCCGCATCCGCGCCAGCGTGTCGGCGTACTCGGGGTCCTCGGCGAGGTTGTCGATCTCGTAGGGGTCGCTTCGCAGGTCGTACAGCTCCTCGGCGGGCCGGTTCGCGTCGAACCACCGCTGGGCGCCCGCCAGCTCGCCCTCGCGGGCGCGCTCCAGAAGCTCCCGCATGACTGGGTGGCGGTTCCGGAAGGGGATCCACTGGCGGTACGGCGTTCCCGGCCGGTAGTGTCTGATGTACTTGAATCGGTGGTCGCGAACGGCCCGGACCATGTCGTACGACTCGTCGTAGCGGTCCCGCGCCGCGAAGACGTACTCGCGGTCGTCGGCGGCCGGCCCGAAGAACCGCCGGCCGCCCATGTACTGCGGCACGTCCAGTCCGCAGGCGTCGAGCATCGTCGGCCCGAGGTCCATCATGCTGACGAGGCGGTCGTCGACGCTCCCCGCCTCCAGCTGCCCGGGCCAGCGGACGATCAGGGGCACATGTATCCCGCCGTCGTAGGGCCAGCGCTTGCTGCGGGGCAGCCCCTCGCCGTGGTCGCTCCAGAGGACGACGATAGTGTCCTCGGCCAGTCCGTCCGCTTCCAGGCGGTCGAGCACGTCGCCCACCCACGCGTCCGAGCGCGCGACGTTGTCGTACTGGCGGGCGATGGCCGCCCGCGTCGTCTCGGTGTCGGGGAGGTACGGCGGCACCTCGACCGCGTCGGGGTCGGTGTCGGGGTCGGCGACCGCCCCGCCGAACTGGTCGTCGGTGCCGGGCTCTGTGGGGTCCCACTGGCCGCTCTCGTGGGTGACGCCGTTGGTGACCATCGCGAAGAACGGCTGGTCGGACTCGCGGGCGTCGTCGCGCCAGTCCGCACCGTCGCCGTGGTGGTCCCACATCGAGAAGGGCGTCCCGAACTGGTAGTCGGCCTTCGAGTCGAGCGTGCAGTAGTAGCCCGCCCGCCGGAACAGCTCGGGCACCGCCGTCACGTAGTGCGGCGGGACGGCCTCGTAGGGCGTCGGGAGTTCGGGCGCGTCGTCGTTCGTGTGGGTCGTTCGCATCTGGTGGGTGCCGATGGCGTTCCCGTGGCACCCGGTCATCACCGCCGAGCGGCTCGGGGCACAGACCGGCGCGGTCGAGAAGGCGCTGGAGTAGCGCCGTCCCTCGGCCGCGAGCCCGTCGATCGCGGGGGTCCGGGCGAGGTCGTCGCCGTAACACCCCAGGCGGGGCGTCGTGTCTTCCATCGCGATCCAGAGGACGTTCGGCCGGTCGGCCCCGGGCATACCCCACGGGCGGCCGCCGGCGCCCTAAGTGTTGTTGCGGGGTCGTCCGGGAGCGGCGCTGTCCGGGCGGACCCGCGGTGTCGCCCGCCGAACGACCGCGAACCCGTGACTACTGGCCGTACTCCTCGCGCGCGGCGGCGACGAGTTCGGTCACGTCGACGGTCTCGCCGGCCTCGCGGGCGCGGTAGGCCGCCTCGGTCAGCGCGGTGACCCGCAGCCCGAACTCCGGGGGGACGGGGTTGTCGCGGTTCCCTTCGACGGCGTCGAGGAAGGCGACGACCTTCTTCGTCGTCTGCTCGGCGTAGGTGCCGGCGTCGAAGGTCCGGTGGTCGGGCTCGCCGCCCGAGCCGTCGAAGACGGTGAGTCCACCGTGACCGAACTGGAGGTGGCCGTCGGTCCCCCAGAGGACGAGCGACTCCTCGAAGCCGGTGCCGTCGCCGCTGACGCCGATGCTCGCGGTGATCGGGCCGCCGGGGCCGTCCAGCGTCGCCGAGAGCGCGGCGTTGATGTCGACGGCGTGGTCGCGGTCGTCCATCACGGCGGCGACCTCGCGGGCGCGCGAGTCGGTCGTCCACAGCAGCGCGTCCAGCAGGTGCGACCCGGAGTCGCTGAGCTGGCCGCCGCCCGACAGCTCGGGGTCGACGCGCCAGGTGCCCTGCGTCCCGCTGATCCAGTCCTGGGCGAGGTAGCAGGCGGCCATGTGCACGTCGCCGATCTCGCCGCCGAGGACGGTTTCGCGGACGGCCCGGTAGCCGGGGTGGAGGTGTCGCTGGTAGCCGATCTGGAGGAGAGCGTCGCTCTCGCGGGCGCGGTTCACGAGGTCGACGGCGTGGCCGGTGTCGGCCACCATCGGCTTCTCCAGGAGCACGTCCAGCCCCCGCTCCAGGCAGGCGACGGTCTGCTCGTAGTGGAGCGTGTGGGGCGTGACGACGGTGACGGCGTCGATCGCCTCGGAGTCGAGCATCGCCTCGTAGTCGGCGTAGGCGGGCGCGTCGTACTCGGCGGCGAACGATTCGCGGGCGTCGGCGGCCACGTCGGCGCCGGCGACGACCGTCACGTCCGCGTCGGGGTGGTCGGTCACGCCGTCGAGTTGCATCCGCCCGAGGTCGCCGAGGCCGATCGCCGCGAGTCGTACGGTCATGGGGTGTGTCACCGCGTGTCGAGTCAAGAAGCTACCGAACGCGGAAGCGCGGGCGGCCACGCGGGGGAGCGGGCGCCCGGAACGAACGCGTTCGGTCCCGCGGCGGGCGCGAACGCGGGAACGTCGGCGCACCTCGGTACGCATTTGGGCGACGAGTGAGAAGCGGGGGATATGAACCACGACCGGTCACGGGACCTCTACGATCGCGCGCTGTCGGTCATGCCCGGCGGCGTCAACTCGTCGGTGCGGGCCGCCATCGAGCCGTACCCCTTCTTCGTCGAGCGCGGCGACGGCGGCCACGTCATCGACGCCGACGGCAACCGCTACATCGACTGGGTGATGGGCCTCGGGCCCCTGCTGTACGGCCACGACCTGCCCCAGCCCGTCGAGTCCGCGGTGCAGTCGAAGGTCAGCGAGGGACCGATGTTCGGCGCGCCCACGGAGATCGAGGTCGAACACGCCGAGTTCGTCGCCCGCCACGTCCCGAGCGTCGAGATGATCCGGTTCGTCAACTCCGGGACCGAGGCGACGGTCTCGGCCTGCCGGCTGGCCCGCGCGGCGACCGGCCGCGACAAGATCGTCGTCATGCAGGGCGGCTACCACGGCGCCCAGGAGACCACCCTCGTCGAGGGGGAGTACGACGACGTGGAGCCCTCCAGTCCGGGCATCCCCGACGAGTTCGCCGAGCACACGCTCGCGGTGCCGTTCAACGACGAGGCGGCCGCCCACCGGGTCTTCGAGGACCACGGCGAGGACATCGCGGCCGTCCTCGTCGAACCCATTCTCGCGAACATGGGCGTCGTCCACCCCGTCGACGGCTACCACGAGACGCTGCGCGACCTCACCGAGGACAACGGCGCCCTGCTCATCTTCGACGAGGTGATCACGGGCTTCCGCGTCGGCGGCCTCCAGTGCGCCCAGGGCAAGTTCGGCATCGACCCCGACATCACGACCTTCGGCAAGCTCATCGGCGGCGGCTTCCCCGTCGGCGCCATCGGCGGCCGCTCGGAGCTCATCGAGCAGTTCACCCCCTCCGGCGAGGTGTTCCAGGCCGGCACCTTCTCGGGCCACCCGGTCACGATGGCCGCCGGCCTCGAATCGCTGCGCTACGCCGCCGAGCACGACGTGCACGAGCACATCAACGACCTCGGCGAGCAGTTGCGGGGCGGCCTCCAGGACATCGTCGAGGACCAGGCGCCGGAGTACACCGTCGCCGGCACCGAGGGGATCTTCAAGGTGCTGTTCACCCGCGAGGCCCCCGAGACCTTCGAGAACCACTGCGAGGCCGGCTGTTCCCAGCGGCCCGACTGCCCGCGCTACGACATCTGTCCGAAGTCGGCCGCCGACGTGGCCGCCGGCCAGACCGACCGCTGGCGGCGCGTCTTCTGGCAGGAGATGAAAGAGCAGGGCGTGTTCCTCTCGCAGAACCAGTTCGAGGCGCAGTTCGTCACCTACGCCCACACCGACGACGACGTCGAGGAGACGCTCGAGGCGTACAAGGACGCGCTGTAGGGAGATCGCCGACGGGCGTCGGCGGGCGTCGGGAGCCGTCAGGAGCATCGGCAGACGCCGGGGACATCGGCAGACGCCGGCAGTTCCGAGCTCTGATATTCGAGAGACGGGGACGGGCCGCAGGACCGGGGCCCGGCGGGTCGCGGCGGTATCGCTACGCGAAACGTCACGCAACGGTTTATGGCGGTGCCGGCCCCGGGGAGACATACGATGGCGGTTCCGACGGCGTCGCCGGTCGTGCTGGACGCGCTGGCCGACGCGACGCGGCGGGCGGTGCTCGCCGAGCTGGTCGACAGCGACGCGACCGCGACCGTCGAGGAGCTGGTCGCGGCGCTCGCGGACCGCCCGGCCGCGGCGGGGTCCGACGCGACGGCCGACCGGACGGACCTGCGGACCGCGCTCCACCACGTCCACCTGCCGACGCTGGCGGAGGCCGGCGGCGTCACCTTCGACCCCGAGACGGGGCTGGTCGCGGCCCCCTCTGAGCGTCCCTTCGACCGCGAGTGGGTCGCCCGCCTGGTCACCGACCACCCCGACCCGGCCTACGACGCGACGCTCGCCGCGCTGGGGAGCGGCCGCCGGCAGGTCGTCCTCCGCGAACTCCTCGTCGCGGGACCGGCGACCGACCGCGAACTGGCCGTCGCCGTGGCCGCCCACGAGCGGGGCGTCGACCGGGCGACCGTCCCCGGCTCCGTCGCGGAGGTGGTCGAACTCTCGCTGGCGCACACCCACCTCCCGATGCTGGCCGACGCCGGGTTCGTCACCCGCGAGGGCGCGACCGTCGTCGCCGAGTCGATGCCATGGCGGTCCGACCCCTGGGTCGCGGCCAGCCCGATCGCCGAGTGGGCGGCCGCCGAGTGAGTCGACGGGACTTCCCCACCGGGGCGAGCGACGCAGTCCGCCGTCCACGGACGCCTCACCCGTTCGCTTCCAGGATCCCGACGTAGTCGCCGCCCGCCGGGTCCAGTCCCTCCTCCGGCTCAAGCGTGTCGACGAGTTCCCACGGCGTCCCGCTCGCGAGGTCGGCCATCGTGTCGGGCGCGGCCATCAGATAGTCGAACCACGGCGTCGCGAGCCGCTCGTGGCGGACGCGCATCCGGAGCGCGCCCGGGAGCCGGCCGCGTTCGCGATTCTTCTCGTGGTACGCGAGGTGGTGCTCGTCGTCGGTCGCGACCGGGTCCCGGCTCTGTGCGACCAGCGTCGCGTCGTCGGTCGCCACCGTCGCGAGGTCCCGGAGGCGGTCGGGCGCGGTCTCGGCCGTCCCGACGAGCCCGAAGTTGTTGCCCAGCATGAGCACCGTGTCGAAGGTGTCGGGCTCGAACGCGTCGGCCACCTCCGCGATATCGACGGCGCGGGCGTCCGCCACGCCGCGGTCGCGGGCCACCTCGACGGCCCCCTCGGACACGTCGATAGCGGTCACGTCGTGGCCCCGCTCCTGCAGGTACAGCGCCGCCCGGCCCGCGCCACAGCCCACGTCGAGGACGCGCCCCTCGACGCGGTCCACCGCGCGACGGTCGGGCTCGGGCCACTCGTCGTAGTCGGCGAAGTAGAACTCGCCGCCGGCGCTGACGCCGATCCACCCGTCGTCGCGTTCGATGACCTCCCGTCCCTCTCCCGTCTCGGCGTACGCCCGGAGCATCGCGCCGACGGCGTCGCCCGTCTCCGGGGTCGCCGCGCCGGTCGGCTCGTCGATCCCGTCGTCCATACGCCCACGGTCGACCCGGTGGCGGATGAGTCCCGGGGGTTCCGTGTCACTCACCCGCACGCGCCCGCGGCGAGGGAAACAGTAACGGCGGGGCAGTCCTCGGGATGGGACATGTACCTCGGAGACCGGACCTGGCCGGAGCTGGGCGAGTACTTCGCCGAGGAGTCGCTGGCCCTGGTGCCGCTGGGGTCGACCGAACAGCACGGCCCGCACCTCCCCGAATCGACTGACCACCGCATCGCCGAGGCGCTCGCCCGCGAGGCCGCCGAGCGGACGGGCTACCTCTGTACCCCCACCGTCAACGTCGGCGTCAGCCCCCACCACCGCCAGTTCAACGGGACGATGTGGGTCGAGCCCGGCGTCTTCCGCGACTACGTCGAGTCGCTCACGAGGAATCTCACCTACCACGGGATCGACCGCGTGGTCTTCGTCAACGCCCACGGCGGCAACGTCGCCCACCTCCGCGAAGTGGGCCGGCGCCTCCGCGACGACGAGGCCGCCTACGCCGTCGAGTGGATGTGGGACGAGTCGATCCCCGACCTCGTCGACGACCTGTTCGAGCACAACGGCCCCCACGGCGGCCCCAAGGAGACCGCCATGATGCTCCACATCGACGACGACCTCGTCCGCGAGGACCAGTTCGAGCGCGCCCGCGACGAGGGGGTCCGCGACGTGGCGGACTACGACGGCCTCCGGAAACACGGCGCCCGCACCTTCTACGACGCCATCGACAACACCGAGAGCGGGGTGCTGGGCGACCAGACCGACGCGACGCGGGAGAAAGGGGCAGAGCTGTTCGCGGCCGCCAGCGACCAGCTCGTCCGGCTGGCCGAGTGGCTCGACGACCAGCCCTTCGAGGACCTGATGCCCCGCGACCACGTCTGAGTCGCAAGAGACAGGTGTGATGACCCGGAACCGTCGGGTATGAGCGACGACGACTTCGAGACGGAACTGGCAGCGGCCTTCGAAGACGAGTTCGGCGCCGACGCCGAGACCGCGGCGACGGCCGCCGAGAACGCCGCCGCCTTCCGCGACGAGTACGACGAGGAGCTATCGGTCGAGGACGTGCTCGACCGGATCGAGAGTCATAGCGGTGACTTCGCGCACCGCTTCGACTACGCCGTCGGCGACCTCGCCGCGGCCAACGACGACTGCACCGACTCCCGCGAGTACCGCATCGCCGGGTACGGCGACCTCGCGGCCGACCCGAACCAGGGCTTCTGAGCGGTCGGATTACGTTTTCACTGCCGTCGACGGTGACCGTCCGAATCGACTCCTTTGTGTAGTGCCGACACAATCATGTCGGTTTATCCGACTTCGGGGCGCTGCCGATCTGGCCGCTGGACCACATGGCCACGATGTCGCCGAGGCCGCGGGCCAGCTCGATGACGGTCGTGTCGTACTGGCCGCAGTTCGGCTTTTTCCCCAAGTTTTTGCGGCGGAGGATTCCCGCAGCGCGCTCCCGGCGCGCGAGGAACTCACCGCCGCAAAAAGTGGCACGGGCACGGTGGGACCCTGGAATTACGGGATATGCTGCGGACGGTTTGCGGATCATGATTGTCAGATGTCCGGAAGGTGGTTGCTGCGCTGTTCGGCCTGCTCGCGGTCGGACCGGCGGTCGTAGTGCCGATCCAGAATGTCCTCGCTCGCGTTCAGGCGGTCCTTGACGATCCGGCGGGGAACGTCCTCACGACGGTAGTAGGTCACGCGACCGCTACGAACGTCGTGAGGGGAGCGCGCAGAAGGGCATTTGCTGGCGTGGTGAAGGTCGGTCGCCTCGCAGTCCTCGATGTCGCGGTCGTGTGGGCACTCCTCGCCG
Above is a genomic segment from Halosimplex halophilum containing:
- a CDS encoding alpha/beta fold hydrolase, with the protein product MTATDASLLDLSSAESTRHTVNGVDLHVVTAGDPSDPLVVLLHGFPDFWYGWRHQIPALVDAGYYVVAPDQRGYNLSEKPRDLDAYRMGELSRDVADLIDAEGRDDAHVIGHDWGAAVAWDLALRRPDRVDRLGIINVPHPSVMRRTLKRNPRQLARSWYMFFFQLPVVPELVLGRGDARGVLDVLEGSANPGAFTDEELAHYRDAWRRQGAIRGAVNWYRALLRRRDDPPRETVEAPTLVVWGDEDVALLPSMAAESVGHCTDGRLERVPWASHWVHDEEPERVNDALVGHLNDGAGD
- a CDS encoding ATP-binding protein codes for the protein MTDDTDRPTAEGRAGETETVGDLVEKIRALDDDSERSQGVLLDQLAEVENRLLAFGRALGGDPDTVADLPFTEEAGTDRMPEPLYVRHDTEMLNQVTGWLLQEQHIGLVSHYGTGKTAFREIVRRDLGEHDDFVVAVLDNPRETTPRKLYATIQTTAEAAGYEVEDRDYWQTRDGVPWATEDAKEAARELVEDVRADGKTLLLVVDEIEVLPAEILSTLQVAGDMGVRLFLMGTPEGKERVADLRGTLDSRLRYYEGIEPFDPEDIAEYIARSFAYFRDEPYEDQGVELFTEAAIRDVHERSEGIPREVRIECRELFTRAAFVWYRTGQEIDRIQITPELRHRRFGMGR
- a CDS encoding sulfatase family protein, which gives rise to MPGADRPNVLWIAMEDTTPRLGCYGDDLARTPAIDGLAAEGRRYSSAFSTAPVCAPSRSAVMTGCHGNAIGTHQMRTTHTNDDAPELPTPYEAVPPHYVTAVPELFRRAGYYCTLDSKADYQFGTPFSMWDHHGDGADWRDDARESDQPFFAMVTNGVTHESGQWDPTEPGTDDQFGGAVADPDTDPDAVEVPPYLPDTETTRAAIARQYDNVARSDAWVGDVLDRLEADGLAEDTIVVLWSDHGEGLPRSKRWPYDGGIHVPLIVRWPGQLEAGSVDDRLVSMMDLGPTMLDACGLDVPQYMGGRRFFGPAADDREYVFAARDRYDESYDMVRAVRDHRFKYIRHYRPGTPYRQWIPFRNRHPVMRELLERAREGELAGAQRWFDANRPAEELYDLRSDPYEIDNLAEDPEYADTLARMRAALDDWRDRVDDAGDTAEAETVRDRYGGTDQPETAAPRFVVNSPNHDERTARTAGLELERPATLSLYCATQGASMAYAFADDPVKNDGSDPQWELYTGPVELPEGETAVRAKAVRYGFAESDEQVGIFTVSG
- a CDS encoding Gfo/Idh/MocA family protein, which codes for MTVRLAAIGLGDLGRMQLDGVTDHPDADVTVVAGADVAADARESFAAEYDAPAYADYEAMLDSEAIDAVTVVTPHTLHYEQTVACLERGLDVLLEKPMVADTGHAVDLVNRARESDALLQIGYQRHLHPGYRAVRETVLGGEIGDVHMAACYLAQDWISGTQGTWRVDPELSGGGQLSDSGSHLLDALLWTTDSRAREVAAVMDDRDHAVDINAALSATLDGPGGPITASIGVSGDGTGFEESLVLWGTDGHLQFGHGGLTVFDGSGGEPDHRTFDAGTYAEQTTKKVVAFLDAVEGNRDNPVPPEFGLRVTALTEAAYRAREAGETVDVTELVAAAREEYGQ
- the hemL gene encoding glutamate-1-semialdehyde 2,1-aminomutase yields the protein MNHDRSRDLYDRALSVMPGGVNSSVRAAIEPYPFFVERGDGGHVIDADGNRYIDWVMGLGPLLYGHDLPQPVESAVQSKVSEGPMFGAPTEIEVEHAEFVARHVPSVEMIRFVNSGTEATVSACRLARAATGRDKIVVMQGGYHGAQETTLVEGEYDDVEPSSPGIPDEFAEHTLAVPFNDEAAAHRVFEDHGEDIAAVLVEPILANMGVVHPVDGYHETLRDLTEDNGALLIFDEVITGFRVGGLQCAQGKFGIDPDITTFGKLIGGGFPVGAIGGRSELIEQFTPSGEVFQAGTFSGHPVTMAAGLESLRYAAEHDVHEHINDLGEQLRGGLQDIVEDQAPEYTVAGTEGIFKVLFTREAPETFENHCEAGCSQRPDCPRYDICPKSAADVAAGQTDRWRRVFWQEMKEQGVFLSQNQFEAQFVTYAHTDDDVEETLEAYKDAL
- a CDS encoding DUF7344 domain-containing protein, which encodes MAVPTASPVVLDALADATRRAVLAELVDSDATATVEELVAALADRPAAAGSDATADRTDLRTALHHVHLPTLAEAGGVTFDPETGLVAAPSERPFDREWVARLVTDHPDPAYDATLAALGSGRRQVVLRELLVAGPATDRELAVAVAAHERGVDRATVPGSVAEVVELSLAHTHLPMLADAGFVTREGATVVAESMPWRSDPWVAASPIAEWAAAE
- a CDS encoding class I SAM-dependent methyltransferase translates to MDDGIDEPTGAATPETGDAVGAMLRAYAETGEGREVIERDDGWIGVSAGGEFYFADYDEWPEPDRRAVDRVEGRVLDVGCGAGRAALYLQERGHDVTAIDVSEGAVEVARDRGVADARAVDIAEVADAFEPDTFDTVLMLGNNFGLVGTAETAPDRLRDLATVATDDATLVAQSRDPVATDDEHHLAYHEKNRERGRLPGALRMRVRHERLATPWFDYLMAAPDTMADLASGTPWELVDTLEPEEGLDPAGGDYVGILEANG
- a CDS encoding creatininase family protein, with protein sequence MYLGDRTWPELGEYFAEESLALVPLGSTEQHGPHLPESTDHRIAEALAREAAERTGYLCTPTVNVGVSPHHRQFNGTMWVEPGVFRDYVESLTRNLTYHGIDRVVFVNAHGGNVAHLREVGRRLRDDEAAYAVEWMWDESIPDLVDDLFEHNGPHGGPKETAMMLHIDDDLVREDQFERARDEGVRDVADYDGLRKHGARTFYDAIDNTESGVLGDQTDATREKGAELFAAASDQLVRLAEWLDDQPFEDLMPRDHV